In the Aromatoleum bremense genome, one interval contains:
- a CDS encoding response regulator gives MPDPIRVLLVDDHALFRSGIKSLLQRHAEFEIVGEAGDGMEGVKRAGQLKPDVVLLDLHMPGLSGRDAAAMMAEESPGSHVLMLTVSEDAEDLIETLRAGACGYLLKNIEADALIAAINKAAAGESVISPQMMGKLLKGVRGELPPKTAVQTVVASELNKLSPREREILTFIARGQSNKEIARQLELAESTVKIHVQNILRKLNLTSRVQAAVFAVEQGIVQDSEG, from the coding sequence ATGCCTGATCCGATCCGCGTTCTCCTGGTCGACGACCACGCCCTTTTCCGCAGCGGTATCAAGTCGCTGCTGCAGCGCCATGCGGAGTTCGAAATCGTCGGCGAGGCCGGAGACGGCATGGAGGGGGTCAAGCGCGCCGGCCAACTCAAGCCCGATGTCGTGCTGCTCGACCTGCACATGCCCGGCCTGTCGGGGCGTGACGCCGCCGCGATGATGGCGGAAGAGTCGCCGGGTTCGCACGTCCTGATGCTCACGGTGTCGGAAGATGCCGAGGATCTCATCGAAACCTTGCGCGCGGGAGCCTGCGGCTATCTTCTCAAGAATATCGAGGCCGACGCGCTGATCGCGGCCATCAACAAGGCAGCCGCGGGCGAATCCGTGATCTCGCCGCAGATGATGGGGAAACTTCTGAAAGGCGTACGCGGCGAACTGCCGCCGAAAACCGCGGTCCAGACGGTGGTCGCATCGGAACTCAACAAGCTGTCCCCGCGCGAGCGCGAAATCCTCACTTTCATTGCGCGCGGGCAAAGCAACAAGGAAATCGCGCGCCAGCTCGAATTGGCTGAAAGTACCGTCAAGATCCACGTACAGAACATCCTGCGCAAACTCAACCTGACGAGTCGCGTGCAGGCCGCGGTTTTTGCCGTTGAACAGGGAATCGTGCAGGATTCCGAGGGCTGA
- the narJ gene encoding nitrate reductase molybdenum cofactor assembly chaperone yields the protein MKIFRLLSALLDYPNDEFLAALREMAGNDVHAFVNGLDEENVLDADEAGQVAEFITAMLAAEPLELQGNYVQCFDLTAEHSLHLTHHLFGEEKTRGPALIDLGEFYRSYGLKVDEKELPDYLPVMLEFVSTIGLDEARVFLADVAKVLKVLADNLEKSGSDHAKLVRIIEKQGSLARLAA from the coding sequence ATGAAAATTTTCAGACTGCTTTCCGCCCTCCTCGACTACCCGAACGACGAGTTCCTCGCGGCGCTGCGCGAAATGGCTGGCAATGACGTCCACGCCTTCGTCAATGGTCTCGACGAAGAAAACGTCCTCGACGCCGACGAAGCGGGCCAGGTTGCGGAATTCATCACCGCGATGCTTGCTGCCGAGCCGCTCGAACTGCAGGGCAACTATGTCCAGTGCTTCGATCTCACCGCCGAGCACAGCCTGCACCTGACCCACCACCTGTTCGGCGAGGAGAAGACGCGCGGACCCGCCCTGATCGATCTGGGCGAGTTCTACCGCAGCTACGGGCTGAAGGTCGACGAGAAGGAACTGCCGGACTACCTGCCGGTGATGCTCGAGTTCGTATCGACGATCGGGCTCGACGAGGCGCGGGTGTTCCTCGCCGACGTCGCGAAGGTGCTGAAAGTGCTCGCCGACAACCTGGAAAAATCCGGCAGCGATCACGCGAAGCTGGTCCGGATCATCGAGAAACAGGGCAGCCTCGCTCGCCTGGCCGCCTGA
- a CDS encoding NosR/NirI family protein: MKFPAVFRSILLSLALVLPASVALADAYEANLPDELGTSPKMCDYVPCAEVLPGATSFSERKGQPPYVEGYAEENGQKRKIGYVMLSTDITDTPAYSGKPVVTLIGMDTAGRFTGVKVLKHSEPILLLGIPESALIGFNQQYLGKFVGDNIEIGQSRPEENLIGLDAISGATVTVIAQNQVMMTSGTNVARQVGILKPTVREPAKFVQTGVKPDWTKLVNEGSVQRLVVTPEQVGLPRGGKPFIDLWFGYLNQPDVGRAVLGDGPWRSLMSRLKEGEHALFVIRAGGIESFKGSGFVRGGIYDRVQVRQGADSFTFRDLDAVNLYGLEAAGAPAFNESSIFIIRSKAFSAAYPWKFVFLGNRVDRATGTRSFVNFDSEYWLPEIYLEGGRPEVIKPDAPWVRVWKARAIEIGLFAALLVAVGTLYGFRDRLTRRASRNNKWPVNIFKYSAWLISIGFVGFGLLAQPSITQVLTWFHALLFQWTWELFLTDPFIFLFWIFIIVTVFMWGRGLFCGWLCPFGSLSELLYKVGGAVGLKRFQFHLSRKWHDRLKWVKYGVFFSLLAVSFFSMGLAEKLAEIEPFKTTFLVGMFNRSWPYTLFAAGLLGLSIFTERPFCKYLCPLGASLAMPSTFRWFGLDRKQECSGCKACAVGCGSLAIDANGRIDHRECLHCLDCMVLYTDCHACPPLSQERKRRTKAGLPLTPIGTDGYYIPIKPVSADKAQAA, translated from the coding sequence ATGAAATTCCCCGCTGTATTTCGTAGCATCCTGCTGTCCCTCGCCCTGGTCCTGCCTGCATCCGTCGCCCTCGCCGACGCGTATGAGGCGAACCTTCCGGACGAACTCGGCACTTCGCCCAAGATGTGCGACTACGTGCCCTGTGCGGAAGTGTTGCCGGGCGCGACGTCCTTCTCGGAACGCAAGGGACAGCCGCCGTACGTCGAGGGTTACGCTGAAGAAAACGGCCAGAAGCGCAAGATCGGCTACGTGATGCTGTCGACCGACATCACCGATACCCCCGCGTACTCCGGCAAACCGGTCGTCACGCTGATTGGCATGGACACCGCGGGTCGCTTTACCGGCGTGAAGGTGCTGAAGCATTCCGAACCGATCCTCCTGCTCGGGATTCCGGAATCGGCACTGATCGGCTTCAACCAGCAATACCTCGGCAAGTTCGTCGGCGACAACATCGAGATCGGCCAGTCCCGTCCAGAGGAGAACCTCATCGGCCTCGACGCGATCTCCGGCGCGACGGTCACCGTGATCGCCCAGAACCAGGTGATGATGACCTCCGGGACGAACGTCGCCCGCCAGGTCGGCATCCTCAAGCCGACGGTGCGCGAACCGGCGAAGTTCGTCCAAACCGGCGTCAAGCCCGACTGGACGAAGCTGGTGAATGAAGGCAGCGTCCAACGCCTCGTCGTGACTCCGGAACAGGTCGGACTGCCGCGCGGCGGCAAGCCGTTCATCGATCTCTGGTTCGGGTACCTCAATCAGCCGGACGTCGGCCGCGCCGTTCTCGGCGACGGCCCGTGGCGCAGCCTGATGAGCCGCCTGAAGGAAGGCGAGCACGCACTGTTCGTGATTCGTGCCGGGGGGATCGAATCCTTCAAGGGCTCGGGTTTCGTCCGGGGCGGCATCTACGATCGCGTCCAGGTCCGCCAGGGCGCGGACTCCTTCACGTTCCGCGACCTCGACGCGGTCAATCTTTACGGTCTCGAAGCGGCCGGCGCACCGGCATTCAACGAGTCGTCGATTTTCATCATCCGCTCGAAAGCTTTCTCCGCAGCCTACCCGTGGAAATTCGTGTTCCTCGGCAACCGCGTCGACCGTGCGACCGGCACGCGCAGCTTTGTGAACTTCGACTCCGAATACTGGCTGCCGGAAATCTACCTCGAAGGCGGCCGCCCCGAAGTCATCAAGCCCGATGCGCCGTGGGTCCGCGTGTGGAAGGCGCGCGCCATCGAAATCGGCCTGTTTGCGGCGCTGCTGGTCGCCGTCGGCACGCTCTACGGGTTCCGCGACCGCCTCACCCGTCGTGCCAGCCGCAACAACAAGTGGCCGGTCAACATCTTCAAGTACAGCGCCTGGCTCATCAGCATCGGCTTTGTCGGATTCGGCCTGCTCGCGCAACCGTCGATCACGCAGGTGCTGACATGGTTCCACGCCCTGCTGTTCCAATGGACGTGGGAATTGTTCCTCACCGATCCGTTCATCTTCCTGTTCTGGATCTTCATCATCGTGACGGTGTTCATGTGGGGACGCGGGCTGTTCTGTGGCTGGCTGTGCCCGTTCGGTTCGCTGTCGGAATTGCTGTACAAGGTCGGCGGCGCGGTGGGGCTCAAGCGCTTCCAGTTCCACCTGTCGCGGAAGTGGCATGACCGTCTGAAGTGGGTGAAGTACGGAGTGTTTTTCAGCCTGCTCGCCGTGTCCTTCTTCTCGATGGGGCTCGCCGAGAAGCTCGCCGAAATCGAACCGTTCAAGACGACCTTCCTTGTCGGAATGTTCAACCGCAGCTGGCCCTATACGCTCTTCGCGGCCGGCCTGCTCGGCCTGTCGATTTTCACCGAGCGCCCCTTCTGCAAGTACCTGTGCCCGCTCGGCGCATCGCTCGCGATGCCGTCGACGTTCCGCTGGTTCGGCCTCGACCGCAAGCAGGAATGCAGCGGCTGCAAGGCCTGCGCGGTGGGCTGCGGCTCGCTGGCGATCGACGCGAATGGACGCATCGATCACCGCGAATGCCTGCACTGCCTCGATTGCATGGTGCTCTATACGGATTGCCATGCGTGTCCGCCGCTGTCGCAGGAACGCAAGCGCCGTACCAAGGCCGGCTTGCCGCTGACCCCGATCGGCACCGACGGTTACTATATTCCGATCAAGCCGGTGTCCGCCGACAAGGCGCAAGCGGCCTGA
- the narI gene encoding respiratory nitrate reductase subunit gamma, producing the protein MNLQNFFFGVYPYIALTVFIVGSWIRYDNEQYTWKTDSSLLLSKRYMWVASNLFHVGILAIFGGHFAGLVLPHAMWIALGFSDLDHQWLAIVAGSVFGTMCLIGGSILWLRRMFNARVRAASRTMDVFIITWLMITLLLGLSTLPTSIGHANHGNPGVMLALSGWVQSVLTLNPQPALLDNVEPVFRLHMFFGMTVFLLFPFSRLVHIWTAPINYLGRAYQIVRTKRQVKAA; encoded by the coding sequence ATGAATCTGCAAAACTTCTTTTTCGGGGTGTACCCCTACATCGCGCTGACGGTGTTCATTGTCGGAAGCTGGATCCGTTACGACAACGAGCAATACACGTGGAAGACCGACTCGTCGCTGCTGCTGTCCAAGCGCTACATGTGGGTCGCGAGCAACCTGTTCCACGTCGGCATCCTGGCCATCTTCGGCGGCCATTTCGCCGGCCTGGTGCTGCCCCATGCGATGTGGATCGCGCTCGGCTTCTCCGATCTCGACCACCAGTGGCTCGCGATCGTCGCCGGCAGCGTGTTCGGCACGATGTGCCTGATCGGCGGCAGCATCCTATGGTTGCGCCGCATGTTCAACGCGCGCGTGCGTGCGGCGAGCCGTACGATGGACGTCTTCATCATCACTTGGCTGATGATCACGCTGCTGCTGGGCTTGTCCACGCTGCCGACCTCGATCGGCCATGCGAACCATGGCAACCCGGGCGTGATGCTGGCGCTGTCGGGCTGGGTGCAGAGCGTGCTGACGCTCAATCCGCAGCCGGCGCTGCTCGATAACGTCGAACCGGTGTTCCGCCTGCACATGTTCTTCGGCATGACGGTCTTCCTGCTGTTCCCGTTCTCGCGCCTCGTCCATATCTGGACCGCGCCGATCAACTATCTGGGTCGTGCCTACCAGATCGTGCGGACCAAGCGGCAGGTCAAGGCAGCCTGA
- a CDS encoding type IV pili methyl-accepting chemotaxis transducer N-terminal domain-containing protein translates to MLRLRNSLATKITGILLVFFLVALTAIGLTLFISWQLEGAAAAINDAGSLRMRAYRIDHLLARGSAATSNDQVAFAASLKSELDDFERVLGELRRGDPHRPLFIPRDNDIPADLDDMAEFWSLHLRPVLTDLITVPDPVRRRAGLPEFDRTVKNFVAGINEVVLKMERSYARNTDILRASQVSLIALAIIGTLVLIRFFFVLVIQPVCELQDGMKRMEEEDFNARVPVLASDEFGELSEGFNRMAVHLQGLYATLGERVAAKTRSLEEKNRELEILYDIGAFLREPNDVDSLCRGFLRRVQGTFGAAASSVRLLDSGSENLCLTVHNGLDRDFIEREAVLQCGECLCGEAVRRGTSLVSELSAPDPSLTLWVCRRAGFQVITATAVTANKQTLGIYNLYFADARSLSDSDRLLLETLGQQLGIAIENQRLQASGRELAVSEERNLLARELHDSIAQGLAFMNLQVQMLEDALDRNEAGQARDTLAMLRQGVQESYDDVRELLVHFRTRVEKQDLGLAITATLRRLAEQTGIATDLDVLGDAAPLDAEAETQVLYIVQEALSNVRKHANARSVKVVIRRGVDGLSVVVRDDGVGFDETDRSTAAQEAHIGLEIMRERTLRIGGRFSIRSARGKGTEIRVELSRTKKESLIDA, encoded by the coding sequence ATGCTGCGTCTGCGCAACAGTCTGGCCACCAAGATCACCGGCATTCTGCTGGTGTTTTTTCTCGTCGCACTCACCGCGATCGGCCTGACGCTGTTCATCTCCTGGCAACTCGAAGGGGCTGCCGCCGCGATCAACGATGCCGGCAGTCTGCGGATGCGAGCCTATCGCATCGACCACCTGCTGGCGCGCGGCTCGGCCGCGACCTCGAACGATCAGGTCGCCTTTGCCGCTTCCCTGAAATCTGAACTCGACGACTTCGAACGGGTGCTCGGCGAACTTCGCCGCGGCGACCCGCACCGGCCGCTTTTCATTCCGCGCGACAACGACATTCCCGCGGACCTCGACGACATGGCTGAATTCTGGTCATTGCATCTGCGCCCGGTGCTTACCGATCTGATTACCGTACCCGACCCCGTGCGCCGCCGCGCGGGTCTGCCCGAATTCGATCGCACCGTCAAAAACTTCGTCGCCGGGATCAACGAAGTCGTGCTCAAGATGGAGCGCAGCTACGCCCGCAATACCGATATCCTGCGCGCCTCGCAAGTGTCCCTGATCGCGCTGGCGATCATCGGTACGCTGGTTTTGATCCGTTTCTTTTTCGTGCTGGTGATCCAGCCGGTGTGCGAACTGCAGGACGGCATGAAGCGCATGGAGGAGGAGGATTTCAACGCCCGCGTACCGGTGCTCGCGAGCGATGAATTCGGCGAACTGTCGGAAGGCTTCAACCGCATGGCGGTCCACCTGCAGGGGCTCTACGCCACGCTCGGAGAGCGGGTCGCGGCAAAGACGCGCAGCCTTGAGGAAAAGAACCGCGAACTCGAAATCCTCTACGATATCGGCGCTTTTCTGCGTGAGCCCAATGACGTGGACAGCCTCTGCCGGGGCTTTTTGCGGCGCGTCCAGGGGACGTTCGGGGCCGCTGCGAGTTCGGTGCGCTTGCTCGACAGCGGCTCCGAGAATCTCTGCCTGACCGTGCACAACGGACTCGACCGCGATTTCATCGAACGCGAGGCGGTGCTCCAATGCGGCGAATGCCTGTGCGGCGAAGCGGTGAGGCGCGGGACATCACTGGTGTCCGAATTGAGCGCCCCGGATCCGTCCCTGACGCTGTGGGTATGCCGGCGGGCGGGTTTCCAGGTCATCACGGCCACGGCGGTTACCGCGAACAAACAGACCCTCGGCATCTACAATTTATATTTCGCCGACGCCCGGTCCCTTTCCGACTCCGACCGGCTGCTGCTCGAAACGCTGGGCCAGCAGTTGGGCATCGCGATCGAGAATCAGCGCCTGCAGGCGAGCGGGCGCGAACTGGCCGTGTCGGAGGAGCGCAACCTGCTCGCGCGCGAACTGCACGATTCGATTGCACAAGGTCTCGCCTTCATGAACTTGCAAGTGCAGATGCTGGAGGACGCGCTCGACCGCAATGAGGCCGGCCAAGCGCGCGACACGCTGGCGATGCTGCGCCAGGGCGTGCAGGAGAGCTATGACGACGTGCGCGAACTGCTGGTGCATTTCCGCACGCGCGTCGAAAAACAGGACTTGGGCCTGGCGATCACCGCGACCCTGCGACGCCTGGCCGAACAGACCGGCATCGCTACCGACCTCGACGTGCTGGGTGATGCGGCTCCGCTCGATGCGGAAGCCGAGACCCAGGTTCTCTATATCGTTCAGGAAGCGCTGTCGAACGTGCGCAAGCACGCGAATGCCCGATCCGTGAAAGTGGTGATCCGCCGCGGCGTCGACGGACTTTCGGTGGTCGTTCGCGACGACGGCGTCGGTTTCGATGAAACCGACCGCAGCACCGCGGCGCAGGAAGCCCACATCGGGCTCGAAATCATGAGGGAGCGGACGCTGCGCATCGGCGGGCGATTCTCGATACGTTCCGCACGCGGCAAAGGCACCGAAATCCGCGTCGAACTTTCCCGCACCAAAAAGGAAAGCCTCATCGATGCCTGA
- the narH gene encoding nitrate reductase subunit beta: protein MKIRAQFAMVFNLDKCIGCHTCSVTCKNVWSNRKGIEYAWFNNVESKPGIGYPKQWENQEKWKGGWEKVNGKLELKAGGRLKKIVQIFANPNMPEIDDYYEPFTYDYARLQNAPLSEATPTARPVSQITGQKMDKITWGPNWEDDLAGEFAARAQDANFANMQKEMYKQFENTFHLYLPRICNHCINPACVASCPSGAMYKREEDGIVLADQDRCRGWRMCISGCPYKKVFFNWESSKAEKCIGCYPRVESGLPTVCSESCVGRIRYNGIILYDADKLLDAASTNNEQDLYKAHLDLFVDPYDPTIIAQALRDGVPQTWIDAAQKSPIYKMAVEWKIAFPLHPEFRTLPMIWYVPPLSPVQSQIDQKKLPTEADGVIPKAEAMRLPVQYLANLLTAGKTEYITGALNRLLAMRSYMRSIHVEGKPDVGPLTRAGIDENIAKEMYRYLAIANYEDRFVVPTAHEEIRLDDYHGFQGQNGFTFGNDSSTGMTRNSLFPERRKESAESREPAPLAGPRD, encoded by the coding sequence ATGAAAATACGCGCGCAATTCGCGATGGTGTTCAACCTGGACAAGTGCATCGGTTGCCATACCTGCTCGGTGACCTGCAAGAACGTCTGGTCGAACCGCAAGGGCATCGAATACGCCTGGTTCAACAACGTTGAATCCAAGCCCGGCATCGGCTACCCGAAGCAGTGGGAAAACCAGGAAAAGTGGAAAGGCGGCTGGGAGAAGGTCAACGGCAAGCTCGAACTGAAGGCCGGCGGCCGGCTGAAGAAGATCGTGCAGATTTTCGCCAACCCGAACATGCCGGAGATCGACGACTACTACGAGCCCTTCACCTACGATTACGCCCGGCTGCAGAACGCGCCGCTGTCGGAAGCCACGCCGACCGCTCGCCCGGTGTCGCAGATCACCGGCCAGAAGATGGACAAGATCACCTGGGGGCCGAACTGGGAAGACGACCTCGCCGGCGAATTCGCCGCGCGCGCGCAGGACGCCAACTTCGCGAACATGCAGAAGGAGATGTACAAGCAATTCGAGAACACCTTCCACCTGTACCTGCCGCGCATCTGCAATCACTGCATCAACCCCGCCTGTGTCGCGTCCTGCCCGTCCGGCGCGATGTACAAGCGCGAGGAAGACGGCATCGTGCTCGCCGACCAGGACCGCTGCCGCGGCTGGCGGATGTGCATCTCCGGCTGCCCGTACAAGAAAGTGTTCTTCAACTGGGAATCGTCGAAGGCCGAAAAGTGCATCGGCTGCTACCCGCGCGTCGAATCCGGCCTGCCGACCGTGTGCTCGGAATCCTGCGTCGGCCGCATCCGTTACAACGGCATCATCCTCTATGATGCCGACAAGCTGCTGGACGCCGCTTCGACCAACAACGAGCAGGACCTGTACAAAGCCCACCTCGATCTCTTCGTCGACCCGTACGATCCGACCATCATCGCGCAGGCGCTGAGGGACGGCGTGCCGCAAACCTGGATCGACGCCGCGCAGAAATCCCCGATCTACAAGATGGCGGTCGAGTGGAAGATCGCGTTCCCGCTGCACCCCGAGTTCCGCACGCTGCCGATGATCTGGTATGTGCCGCCGCTCTCGCCGGTGCAGTCGCAGATCGACCAGAAGAAGCTGCCGACCGAAGCCGACGGCGTGATCCCGAAGGCCGAAGCGATGCGTCTGCCGGTGCAGTACCTCGCGAACCTGCTGACCGCGGGCAAGACCGAATACATCACGGGGGCACTCAACCGCCTGCTGGCGATGCGCTCCTACATGCGCTCGATCCATGTCGAAGGCAAGCCGGACGTCGGACCGCTGACGCGCGCCGGCATCGACGAGAACATCGCGAAGGAGATGTACCGCTATCTGGCGATCGCGAACTACGAGGACCGCTTCGTCGTGCCGACTGCGCACGAGGAAATCCGCCTCGACGACTACCATGGCTTCCAGGGCCAGAACGGTTTCACGTTCGGTAACGATTCCTCGACCGGCATGACGCGCAACTCGCTGTTCCCGGAGCGCCGCAAGGAGAGCGCCGAGTCGCGCGAACCCGCCCCGCTCGCCGGCCCGCGCGACTAA
- the nosZ gene encoding TAT-dependent nitrous-oxide reductase: MSQDQNQDQKLDGQPDPGRRKFLNTAAFTGLAGAGLAVGLSACKQEQAPSAAPAAAAPAEAAPAHEVGKYEVAPGQLDTYYSFSSGGHSGDVRIYGLPSGRQLKSIPVFNMDCMVGWGITNESKAIIGTKPDGSVKYRTGDTHHVHPSYTDGTYDGKYLWVNDKIHGRLARVRLDTMECDKITELPNVQGFHGTFPDKRDPVDPAINHTTRVFCGTEFSIPLPNDGHGLDDVAAYRSVFSCVDAESMEVRWQVLIDGNCDLVAGSYDGKLACTNQYNIEMGVHYEETMAAEWDACLFFNIARIEEAVKAGKVTYIGDSKVPVVDGLRASNADPKTALTCYVPIPKNPHGVNISPDGKYYACSGKLSPTATVISHEQILKWFEGGVKEARECVVAEPEIGLGPLHTGFDNKGNAYTTLFLDSQIVKWNVEAAIKSYQGDKTATPVVDRIDVHYQPGHGFTSMGETKEADGKYFISDNKFSKDRFLPVGPLHPETAQMIDISGDKMMLVADHSVTSEPHDSIVIRRDIIKTRQVYTLDEFPNAVKDPKESGVFREGKKVTVKLTSQAPAYSLREFRVKKGDEVTIILTNHDKVEDLTHGFAIPKHDINFVVSPQETKSVTFIADKPGVYWCYCTHFCHALHLEMRSRMIVEA, translated from the coding sequence ATGAGCCAGGATCAAAACCAGGATCAAAAGCTTGACGGCCAGCCGGACCCCGGCCGTCGAAAATTCCTCAATACCGCAGCATTTACCGGTCTTGCCGGGGCCGGGCTAGCGGTCGGACTGTCCGCGTGCAAACAGGAGCAGGCGCCGTCCGCCGCGCCCGCGGCTGCGGCGCCTGCCGAAGCCGCGCCTGCCCACGAGGTCGGCAAGTATGAAGTCGCGCCTGGTCAGCTCGATACCTATTATTCATTCTCGAGTGGCGGCCACTCGGGCGACGTGCGCATCTACGGTCTGCCGTCCGGGCGCCAGCTGAAAAGCATCCCGGTGTTCAACATGGACTGCATGGTCGGCTGGGGCATCACCAACGAATCGAAGGCGATCATCGGCACCAAGCCCGACGGCAGCGTGAAGTATCGGACCGGCGACACCCACCACGTGCACCCGTCGTATACCGACGGCACCTATGACGGCAAATACCTCTGGGTGAACGACAAGATCCACGGTCGGCTCGCCCGCGTGCGTCTTGACACGATGGAGTGCGACAAGATCACCGAGTTGCCAAACGTCCAGGGCTTTCACGGCACGTTCCCTGACAAGCGCGACCCGGTCGATCCCGCGATCAACCACACCACGCGCGTCTTCTGCGGCACGGAATTTTCGATTCCGCTGCCGAACGACGGGCACGGCCTCGACGACGTCGCCGCATACCGTTCGGTGTTTTCATGCGTCGACGCGGAATCGATGGAAGTACGCTGGCAGGTGCTGATCGACGGTAACTGCGACCTCGTCGCCGGTTCGTACGACGGCAAGCTTGCCTGCACGAACCAGTACAACATCGAAATGGGTGTCCACTACGAAGAAACGATGGCCGCCGAGTGGGATGCGTGCCTGTTCTTCAACATCGCGCGCATCGAGGAAGCAGTCAAGGCGGGGAAAGTCACCTACATCGGCGATTCCAAGGTCCCCGTGGTCGACGGCCTGAGGGCGTCGAACGCCGATCCGAAGACCGCGCTGACCTGCTACGTGCCGATTCCGAAGAACCCGCATGGTGTCAATATCAGCCCGGACGGAAAATACTACGCCTGCTCGGGCAAGCTTTCTCCGACAGCGACCGTGATCTCCCATGAGCAGATCCTGAAATGGTTTGAGGGCGGCGTGAAGGAAGCGCGCGAATGCGTCGTCGCCGAGCCGGAAATCGGCCTTGGCCCGCTGCACACCGGTTTCGACAACAAGGGCAATGCGTACACCACGCTGTTCCTTGACAGCCAGATCGTCAAGTGGAACGTCGAAGCAGCGATCAAGTCGTATCAAGGCGACAAGACCGCTACTCCGGTCGTCGACCGGATCGATGTGCACTACCAGCCGGGCCACGGCTTCACGTCGATGGGCGAGACCAAAGAGGCGGACGGCAAGTACTTCATCTCGGACAACAAGTTCTCCAAGGACCGCTTCCTGCCGGTCGGTCCGCTGCATCCGGAAACGGCACAGATGATCGACATCAGCGGCGACAAGATGATGCTGGTCGCCGACCATTCGGTGACGTCCGAACCACACGATTCGATCGTCATCCGGCGCGACATCATCAAGACGCGCCAGGTGTACACCCTCGACGAATTCCCGAACGCGGTGAAGGATCCGAAGGAATCCGGCGTGTTCCGCGAAGGCAAGAAAGTCACGGTCAAGCTGACGAGCCAGGCGCCCGCTTACAGCCTGCGCGAATTCAGGGTCAAGAAGGGTGACGAAGTGACGATCATCCTGACCAACCACGACAAGGTCGAGGACTTGACTCACGGCTTCGCCATCCCGAAGCACGACATCAATTTCGTCGTCAGCCCGCAGGAAACGAAGTCGGTCACGTTCATCGCCGACAAGCCCGGCGTGTACTGGTGCTACTGCACCCACTTCTGTCACGCGCTGCATCTGGAAATGCGCAGCCGCATGATCGTCGAGGCGTAA
- a CDS encoding transcription regulator, producing MVNPTMPTDPAKPPYADHEGVIGHLAAEIWDHLWPWSRAGFQQQRAVQAAGLALAVAASLVWVLAAMGQLHAGAVIGWWFGWSVFEVVVRLGSKPYVKEGPWWGRRYRVANTMDMICYVGFKNLLIGAALFIALKSLGLPVL from the coding sequence ATGGTTAATCCGACAATGCCCACCGATCCCGCCAAGCCGCCTTACGCGGACCATGAAGGCGTGATCGGCCACCTTGCCGCAGAAATATGGGATCACCTCTGGCCGTGGAGCCGCGCCGGTTTCCAGCAGCAGCGCGCAGTCCAGGCCGCCGGCCTGGCCCTTGCCGTTGCCGCCAGCCTCGTCTGGGTGCTCGCGGCGATGGGCCAGCTTCACGCCGGTGCGGTCATCGGCTGGTGGTTCGGCTGGAGCGTGTTCGAAGTCGTCGTGCGCCTCGGCTCGAAGCCGTACGTCAAGGAAGGGCCGTGGTGGGGGCGGCGCTATCGTGTCGCGAACACGATGGACATGATCTGCTACGTCGGTTTCAAGAACCTCCTGATCGGCGCGGCTCTCTTCATTGCGCTGAAGTCGCTCGGCCTGCCTGTGCTGTGA